A stretch of the Sulfuritortus calidifontis genome encodes the following:
- a CDS encoding host specificity protein J, giving the protein MRSRAYARVIDVLSEGEIEGLVDGLKSIYLDDTPIQSADGAMNFSGVSVAWRNGLPAQSHVPGFPAVENEIAVATEVKNTAPVARAITNPNLSAVRVTVSVPQLSYQNPSNGDLSGTSVEIAIDIDNAGGGWQEVRRDTISGKTMSRYQRSYRIDLPQPGPWQVRVRRITPDSTQANMQNKTFWDSYTEIIDSKLRYPNSALVALQIDAAQFNRIPRRGYDILGLRVRVPVNYDPIARSYSGVWNGAFKIAWTDNPAWCFYDLLTSERYGLGQYLDASQIDQWALYEIARYCDERLPDGFGGTEPRFTCNIYLQTRQEAFTVIQQMAAIFRGMTWWANGTLTCSQDAPADPVALFTAANVVDGLFTYSGSSAKQRHTVALVTWNDPADMYRQKVEYVEDEDGIRRFGVRETEIVAVGCTSRGQAHRVGRWLLYTERMETETVTFRAGLDAALVWPGAVIAVQDAARAGVRFGGRVMAATTESVTLDSPVTIEPGNSYTLSVMLPDGTVGSGAVANSPGETTVLNLSSALPAAPVTGAVWVLAASDLAPTLWRVIGIREVDGHQVEVTALAHQPGKYDAIERDIVLEPARTTLLGDGPAPQVDLTVTESLYLLNPAVVAGRATLSWTGSASRYEVRWTRADGQSGTATTDAPSLDIAPIEPGIYDFSVVAVDALGRRSAAATARREIYGITAAPQDVHGFTARPMAGLAFASWDRATDLDVLVGGDIEIRWSPLTSGATWHDAVVLPDGAHNGSASNAVVSLAQGTYFAKFVDSGGRHSANAASFVMTEAILTGFQTVATSVQHPAFAGAKTGVYLDGGAIRLANQTDIDDYGAIDDQPDIDTVGGIASTGEYAFDAVLDLGSSAARRFQAHIAALSYDAADLIDTRTQSVDDWLNVHGDIDDCTATVFASLSDDGIAWGPWTPFLTADFTGRYARFKCVLESGSPAHNIAVSELAVAAKIPV; this is encoded by the coding sequence TTGCGCAGTCGCGCCTACGCGCGGGTGATCGATGTGCTCTCCGAGGGCGAGATCGAGGGCCTGGTCGATGGGCTCAAGAGCATCTATCTGGACGATACGCCGATCCAGTCCGCCGATGGCGCGATGAACTTTTCCGGGGTGTCGGTCGCCTGGCGCAATGGTCTGCCAGCGCAGAGCCATGTACCAGGCTTTCCCGCCGTCGAAAACGAGATCGCCGTGGCGACCGAGGTGAAGAATACCGCCCCGGTCGCGCGCGCCATCACCAACCCGAATCTCTCCGCCGTGCGCGTCACCGTCTCGGTGCCGCAGCTGTCCTACCAGAATCCCTCCAATGGCGATCTGTCTGGCACGTCTGTCGAGATCGCCATCGACATCGACAACGCCGGCGGCGGCTGGCAGGAAGTCAGGCGCGACACCATCAGCGGCAAGACCATGAGCCGCTACCAGCGCAGCTACCGCATCGACCTGCCGCAGCCCGGCCCGTGGCAGGTGCGCGTGCGGCGCATCACGCCTGATTCCACGCAGGCCAACATGCAAAACAAGACCTTCTGGGACAGCTACACCGAGATCATCGACTCGAAGCTGCGCTATCCGAACTCGGCGCTGGTGGCGCTCCAGATCGACGCGGCGCAGTTCAATCGCATCCCACGCCGGGGCTACGACATCCTGGGCCTGCGCGTGCGCGTGCCGGTCAACTACGATCCGATCGCCCGCAGCTACAGCGGCGTGTGGAACGGCGCTTTCAAGATCGCCTGGACGGACAACCCGGCCTGGTGCTTTTACGACCTGTTGACCTCAGAGCGCTACGGCCTGGGCCAGTATCTCGACGCAAGCCAGATCGACCAGTGGGCGCTCTACGAGATCGCGCGCTACTGCGACGAGCGCTTGCCGGACGGCTTCGGCGGCACCGAGCCGCGCTTTACATGCAACATCTATTTGCAGACGCGACAAGAGGCCTTTACCGTCATCCAGCAGATGGCCGCGATCTTCCGCGGCATGACGTGGTGGGCGAATGGAACGCTCACCTGCTCGCAGGACGCGCCCGCCGATCCGGTGGCGCTGTTCACGGCGGCGAACGTGGTCGATGGGCTGTTCACCTACTCCGGCAGCTCGGCGAAGCAGCGCCACACAGTGGCGCTGGTGACCTGGAACGATCCGGCCGACATGTACCGGCAGAAGGTCGAATACGTCGAAGACGAGGACGGCATCCGCCGCTTCGGCGTGCGCGAGACCGAGATCGTTGCGGTGGGCTGCACCTCGCGCGGCCAGGCGCATCGCGTGGGCCGCTGGCTGCTCTACACCGAGCGCATGGAGACCGAGACGGTCACCTTCCGCGCCGGTCTCGATGCCGCGCTGGTGTGGCCGGGCGCGGTGATCGCGGTGCAAGATGCCGCGCGCGCCGGTGTGCGCTTCGGCGGGCGCGTGATGGCGGCGACCACGGAGAGCGTGACGCTCGACTCTCCGGTCACGATCGAGCCCGGCAATAGCTACACGCTCTCGGTCATGCTGCCCGATGGCACGGTGGGTAGCGGCGCGGTGGCGAACTCGCCCGGCGAGACGACGGTTCTCAACCTGTCCTCCGCGCTGCCTGCCGCGCCTGTGACGGGCGCGGTGTGGGTGCTTGCCGCCTCTGATCTGGCGCCCACGCTATGGCGCGTGATCGGCATCCGTGAGGTAGACGGCCACCAGGTCGAGGTGACCGCGCTCGCGCATCAGCCCGGCAAGTACGACGCCATCGAGCGCGACATCGTGCTGGAGCCTGCGCGCACCACGCTGCTCGGCGATGGGCCAGCGCCGCAGGTCGATCTCACCGTCACCGAGTCGCTCTATCTACTCAACCCGGCGGTGGTGGCTGGCAGAGCAACGCTGTCCTGGACGGGATCGGCCTCTCGATACGAGGTGCGCTGGACGAGGGCAGACGGCCAGTCAGGCACGGCGACTACCGACGCGCCGTCGCTCGACATCGCGCCCATCGAGCCGGGCATCTACGACTTCTCCGTCGTCGCGGTGGATGCGCTGGGCCGCCGCTCCGCTGCCGCCACGGCGCGTCGCGAGATTTACGGCATCACCGCCGCGCCGCAGGATGTGCATGGCTTTACCGCGCGGCCGATGGCGGGGCTCGCCTTCGCCTCGTGGGATCGCGCCACCGATCTCGATGTGCTGGTCGGCGGCGACATCGAAATCCGCTGGTCGCCGCTCACCTCTGGCGCGACATGGCATGATGCCGTGGTGCTGCCTGACGGCGCGCACAACGGCAGCGCGAGCAACGCGGTCGTCTCGCTCGCTCAAGGCACATACTTCGCCAAGTTCGTCGACTCCGGCGGTCGCCACTCGGCCAATGCCGCCAGCTTCGTGATGACCGAGGCGATTCTGACCGGCTTCCAGACCGTGGCCACGAGCGTGCAGCATCCGGCCTTCGCCGGCGCGAAGACCGGCGTCTATCTCGACGGCGGCGCGATCCGGCTCGCCAACCAGACCGACATCGACGATTACGGCGCGATAGACGATCAGCCGGACATCGACACCGTGGGCGGCATCGCATCGACCGGCGAATACGCCTTCGACGCCGTGCTCGATCTCGGCTCATCCGCAGCAAGGCGCTTCCAGGCTCATATCGCGGCGCTGTCCTACGATGCCGCCGACCTGATCGATACCCGCACCCAGTCGGTTGACGACTGGCTCAACGTGCATGGCGACATCGACGACTGCACGGCGACCGTCTTCGCCTCCCTCTCGGATGACGGCATCGCCTGGGGGCCGTGGACGCCGTTTCTCACGGCCGATTTCACCGGGCGCTACGCGCGCTTCAAATGCGTGCTGGAGTCAGGATCGCCAGCGCACAACATCGCCGTCTCGGAACTTGCCGTGGCGGCCAAGATACCCGTGTAA